From the genome of Nostoc punctiforme PCC 73102, one region includes:
- a CDS encoding DNA-binding protein, whose amino-acid sequence MYQNMYNLTWVKTACEHVLGKNISQRTWRNCLRICGVQPYKREVKLKEWCYLLGLFYLKRQNPFKKYSLSDVSLLLMKEKERLAKFGIDLENPEFPLLGRELPDYLYEQTGYKVTLRTLYRWASKRRIPFSKLRIINQKELSRWLELASTAKAQ is encoded by the coding sequence ATGTATCAAAATATGTACAACCTTACTTGGGTAAAAACAGCTTGCGAACACGTTTTAGGTAAGAATATTTCCCAAAGAACTTGGCGTAACTGTCTGCGAATATGTGGCGTTCAGCCTTACAAGCGAGAAGTTAAACTCAAAGAATGGTGCTATTTACTAGGATTATTTTACCTGAAACGTCAAAACCCTTTCAAAAAGTATTCGTTGTCTGACGTTTCATTGTTACTGATGAAAGAGAAAGAACGACTTGCCAAATTTGGTATTGATTTAGAAAACCCGGAATTTCCACTCTTAGGGCGAGAATTACCGGACTATCTTTATGAGCAAACAGGCTACAAAGTGACTTTGCGAACCCTATACCGTTGGGCATCTAAACGCCGTATTCCTTTCTCTAAGTTACGTATCATCAACCAAAAAGAATTGAGCCGATGGCTAGAATTGGCAAGTACAGCAAAGGCACAGTAG